The Mesorhizobium sp. M1D.F.Ca.ET.043.01.1.1 genome contains a region encoding:
- a CDS encoding sarcosine oxidase subunit beta family protein, whose amino-acid sequence MKYSIFSLAKAALSGHKGWTRAWRDPAPKSRYDVVIIGGGGHGLATAYFLAHEYGIRNVAVLEKGWIGSGNAGRNTTIIRSNYGLPGNTGFYELSMKLWERMEQDLNYNTMVSQRGIINLYHSDAQRDAFARRGNTMRINGIDAELLDAEQIRKELPFLNYNNARFPIMGGLLQRRAGTARHDAVVWGYARAASEGGVDIIQNCEVTGFVRDANGKVTGVETSRGRIGAGKVGMAVAGSSSRVAAMAGMKLPIESHVLQAFVSEAIKPLIPGVITFGAGHFYVSQSDKGGLVFGGDLDGYNSYAQRGNMPVMEDVCEGGMAIMPMIGRVRMLRQWGGIMDMSMDGTPIIDKTPVDGLYLNAGWCYGGFKATPASGLVFAHLLARDEPHSEAALFRLDRFRRGAMIDEKGQGAQPNLH is encoded by the coding sequence ATGAAATATTCGATCTTTTCGCTCGCCAAGGCAGCACTGTCCGGACACAAGGGATGGACGCGAGCGTGGCGCGATCCGGCACCCAAGAGCCGCTATGACGTGGTCATCATCGGCGGCGGCGGCCACGGCCTGGCGACGGCCTACTTCCTCGCCCACGAATACGGCATCCGCAATGTCGCCGTTCTGGAAAAGGGCTGGATCGGCTCCGGCAATGCCGGCCGCAACACCACCATCATCCGCTCCAATTACGGCCTGCCCGGCAATACCGGCTTCTACGAATTGTCGATGAAGCTTTGGGAGCGCATGGAGCAGGATCTCAACTACAACACGATGGTCAGCCAGCGCGGCATCATCAACCTTTATCACTCCGACGCCCAGCGCGATGCCTTCGCGCGGCGCGGCAACACGATGCGCATCAACGGCATCGATGCCGAGTTGCTCGACGCCGAGCAGATACGCAAGGAATTGCCGTTCCTGAACTACAACAATGCCCGCTTCCCGATCATGGGCGGTCTCTTGCAGCGGCGCGCAGGTACCGCCCGCCATGATGCCGTCGTGTGGGGTTATGCGCGCGCCGCCAGTGAAGGCGGCGTCGACATCATTCAGAATTGCGAGGTCACCGGTTTCGTGCGCGACGCCAACGGCAAGGTGACCGGCGTCGAGACCTCGCGCGGCAGGATCGGCGCCGGCAAGGTCGGCATGGCGGTCGCCGGCTCTTCGTCGCGGGTCGCCGCGATGGCCGGCATGAAGCTGCCGATCGAAAGCCACGTGCTGCAGGCCTTTGTCTCCGAGGCTATCAAGCCGCTCATCCCGGGCGTGATCACTTTCGGAGCCGGCCACTTCTATGTCAGCCAGTCGGATAAAGGCGGGCTGGTCTTCGGCGGCGACCTCGACGGCTACAATTCCTACGCGCAGCGCGGCAATATGCCGGTCATGGAGGATGTCTGCGAGGGCGGCATGGCCATCATGCCGATGATCGGCCGCGTGCGCATGCTGCGGCAGTGGGGCGGCATCATGGATATGTCGATGGACGGCACGCCGATCATCGACAAGACACCGGTCGACGGCCTCTATCTCAACGCCGGCTGGTGCTACGGCGGCTTCAAGGCAACGCCGGCATCGGGACTCGTGTTCGCCCATCTTCTGGCGCGCGACGAACCGCATTCGGAGGCCGCGCTGTTCCGCCTCGACCGGTTCCGCCGTGGCGCGATGATCGATGAAAAGGGCCAGGGCGCCCAGCCGAACCTTCACTGA
- a CDS encoding sarcosine oxidase subunit delta: MRIACPFCGERENGEFTYLGDASPKRPNFAVDGGESPERVEDAFHDYVYLRDNLAGVMREYWYHGGGCRSWLVAERNTVTHEFVSVTAAPGAGAALAARAGE, from the coding sequence ATGCGTATTGCATGTCCTTTCTGCGGCGAGCGCGAGAACGGCGAGTTCACCTATCTTGGCGATGCCTCGCCCAAGCGGCCCAACTTCGCCGTCGATGGCGGGGAGAGCCCCGAGCGTGTCGAGGATGCCTTCCACGATTACGTCTACCTGCGTGACAATCTGGCGGGTGTGATGCGCGAATATTGGTACCACGGCGGCGGCTGCCGTTCCTGGCTCGTGGCCGAGCGCAACACCGTCACCCATGAATTTGTTTCCGTGACGGCGGCCCCGGGCGCGGGCGCTGCCTTGGCGGCGCGGGCAGGAGAATGA